A window from Pseudomonas moraviensis encodes these proteins:
- a CDS encoding outer membrane protein OmpK, which produces MKRMCTSLMLAGSMFAGGQAMAEGLLQWQNNSLTYLYGKDFQVNPRIQQTVTFEHADAWTYGDNFFFFDKIFYNGGKDFSNGPNTYYGEFSPRISLGKVLDQKIEFGPVKDVLVAMTYEFGEGDTEAYLIGPGFDLAIPGFDYFQLNFYQRHTQGARAGDNVWQITPVWSYTIPVGKSNILIDGFMDWVVDNDSNSKGDYHANLHFNPQVKYDLGKALNFGEKQLYVGVEYDYWSDKYGIKDSQYFKTDQSTTSFLVKFHF; this is translated from the coding sequence ATGAAACGCATGTGCACCAGCCTGATGCTGGCCGGATCGATGTTCGCTGGCGGCCAGGCGATGGCCGAAGGCCTGCTGCAGTGGCAGAACAACAGCCTGACCTATCTGTATGGCAAGGACTTCCAGGTCAACCCGCGCATTCAGCAGACCGTGACTTTCGAACACGCCGATGCGTGGACGTACGGGGATAATTTCTTCTTCTTCGACAAGATCTTCTATAACGGTGGCAAAGACTTCAGCAACGGTCCGAATACCTACTACGGTGAATTCAGCCCACGCATCTCGCTAGGCAAGGTGCTCGACCAGAAGATCGAGTTCGGCCCGGTCAAGGACGTCCTGGTCGCCATGACCTACGAATTCGGTGAAGGCGATACCGAGGCCTACCTGATCGGTCCAGGCTTCGACCTGGCGATCCCGGGCTTCGATTACTTCCAGCTGAACTTCTACCAGCGTCACACCCAGGGCGCCCGCGCCGGTGACAATGTCTGGCAGATCACCCCCGTCTGGTCCTACACCATTCCGGTGGGCAAATCGAACATCCTCATCGACGGCTTCATGGACTGGGTGGTCGACAACGACTCCAACTCAAAAGGCGACTACCATGCCAACCTGCACTTCAACCCGCAGGTCAAATACGACCTGGGCAAGGCGCTGAATTTCGGCGAGAAGCAGTTGTATGTCGGTGTCGAATACGACTACTGGTCGGACAAGTACGGGATCAAGGACAGCCAGTACTTCAAGACCGATCAGAGCACCACGAGCTTCCTGGTGAAGTTCCACTTCTGA
- a CDS encoding patatin-like phospholipase family protein, which translates to MSPAEPVTGLILSGGGARAAYQVGVLAAIAELLPAGADNPFPVIVGTSAGAINAVSLASGATDFRAAIERLTQFWQGFRSHRVLRSDWPGVIHQASRFVSHSLLGLGRQMPVALLNSSPLRELLEEKLHLPGIAESIARKQLHAVAVTAFGYESGQAVTFYQGGGTIDAWLRHRRIGMPTQLSVDHLLASSAIPLLFAPVKIGEEYFGDGAVRQSAPISPALHLGASRVLVVGVSGNPRGLDPQQPLERAYSGQQPTLAQIGGHMLNSTFIDSLESDIELLQRLNQFSHLLPAGTPTRVLGVAPVEVLVIAPSQPIDEIAARHRQELPAALRLFLRGPGATKTSGAGVLSYLLFEAGYCSELIELGRRDALAKREELCRFLRISEAVAPA; encoded by the coding sequence ATGAGTCCTGCTGAACCGGTCACAGGTTTGATTCTTTCCGGCGGCGGGGCTCGGGCGGCGTATCAGGTCGGGGTGCTGGCGGCGATTGCCGAGCTGCTTCCGGCCGGCGCGGACAATCCGTTTCCGGTGATCGTCGGCACCTCGGCCGGGGCGATCAATGCGGTCAGCCTGGCCAGTGGCGCCACGGATTTTCGCGCCGCCATCGAACGCCTGACCCAGTTCTGGCAAGGCTTTCGCAGCCATCGCGTATTGCGCAGCGACTGGCCCGGAGTCATCCATCAAGCCAGCCGTTTCGTCAGCCACAGCCTGCTCGGTCTCGGTCGACAAATGCCGGTGGCGCTGCTCAACAGTTCGCCACTGCGCGAACTGCTCGAGGAAAAACTGCACCTGCCCGGCATCGCCGAATCCATCGCGCGCAAGCAACTGCATGCGGTAGCGGTGACTGCGTTCGGCTACGAGTCGGGACAAGCGGTGACGTTCTATCAGGGTGGCGGCACCATCGACGCCTGGCTGCGGCATCGACGCATTGGCATGCCGACCCAACTGTCGGTCGATCACCTGTTAGCCAGTTCGGCGATCCCGCTGTTGTTCGCGCCGGTGAAAATCGGTGAGGAATATTTTGGTGACGGCGCGGTGCGTCAGTCGGCGCCGATCAGTCCGGCGTTGCACCTGGGCGCCAGTCGCGTGCTGGTGGTGGGCGTCAGCGGCAACCCGCGCGGCCTCGATCCGCAGCAGCCACTGGAGCGCGCCTACAGCGGCCAGCAACCGACGCTGGCGCAGATCGGCGGGCACATGCTCAACAGCACGTTCATCGACAGTCTGGAGAGCGACATCGAATTGCTGCAACGGCTCAACCAATTCAGTCATTTGCTCCCGGCCGGCACGCCTACCCGCGTGCTGGGTGTGGCGCCGGTGGAGGTGCTGGTGATTGCGCCGAGTCAGCCGATCGATGAAATCGCGGCACGCCATCGCCAGGAACTGCCAGCGGCGTTGCGCCTGTTTTTGCGTGGGCCTGGGGCGACAAAGACGAGCGGAGCGGGGGTGTTGAGTTATCTGTTGTTCGAGGCGGGGTATTGCAGCGAGTTGATCGAGTTGGGGCGGCGGGATGCGTTGGCCAAGCGCGAGGAGCTGTGCCGGTTTCTGCGGATATCCGAAGCAGTAGCTCCCGCCTGA